One Microplitis mediator isolate UGA2020A chromosome 3, iyMicMedi2.1, whole genome shotgun sequence DNA segment encodes these proteins:
- the LOC130666180 gene encoding protein kish-A isoform X2 encodes MSALFNFQSLMTVILLLICTCAYVRSIMPRIIDGKKVGVGGIFWKCARIGERKSPYIAIGCLFMAFSILFCS; translated from the exons Atg TCagctctttttaattttcaaagtcTCATGACAGTGATTTTATTGCTAATATGCACGTGTGCTTATGTGCGATCAATCATGCCGCGTATAATAGATGGCAAAAAAGTTGG cgTTGGAGGTATATTTTGGAAATGTGCAAGAATTGGTGAAAGAAAAAGTCCCTACATAGCAATTGGTTGTCTATTTATGGCATTCAGtatattattttgttcttAA
- the LOC130666180 gene encoding protein kish-A isoform X1 — MLLIAYKNVLLKQETVKSALFNFQSLMTVILLLICTCAYVRSIMPRIIDGKKVGVGGIFWKCARIGERKSPYIAIGCLFMAFSILFCS, encoded by the exons ATGTTATTAATTGCATATAAAAACGTGTTATTAAAACAAGAAACAGTGAAG TCagctctttttaattttcaaagtcTCATGACAGTGATTTTATTGCTAATATGCACGTGTGCTTATGTGCGATCAATCATGCCGCGTATAATAGATGGCAAAAAAGTTGG cgTTGGAGGTATATTTTGGAAATGTGCAAGAATTGGTGAAAGAAAAAGTCCCTACATAGCAATTGGTTGTCTATTTATGGCATTCAGtatattattttgttcttAA
- the LOC130666179 gene encoding dynein axonemal light chain 1-like, which translates to MSILKPTTCKDAARRWEEDNKCDASSALDVDLSFQWPPVEKMDNSLSLFSKCRKLSLSTNMIEKIVGISSLKNLKILSLGRNVIKGFTGLEPLAETLEELWISYNSIEKMKGIATMKNLKVLYISNNQVKEWNEFMRLQELMNLRELLFVGNPLCESVEVDLWRVDVAKRLPSLEKLDGEPLIRTEDSSVQPAQTSGKSDNSIVGESGITTNT; encoded by the exons ATGTCAATTTTAAAACCTACAACGTGTAAGGACGCTGCTCGACGCTGGGAAGAAGATAATAAATGTGATGCTTCATCTGCGCTGGACGTAGATTTGAGTTTTCAATGGCCTCCTGTAGAAAAAATGGATAATTCTCTatctttattttcaaaatgtcgaaaattatcattatcgacaaatatgattgaaaaaattgttggaATAAGTTctctaaaaaatctaaaaatactATCACTAGGACGAAATGTTATAAAAGGATTTACTGGTCTTGAACCACTCGCTGAAACTCTCGAAGAACTATGGATTTCATataattctatagaaaaaatgaaaggTATAGcaacaatgaaaaatttaaaagtacttTATATATCAAATAACCAAGTGAAGGAGTGGAATGAATTCATGCGCCTTCAGGAATTGATGAACTTACGTGAACTACTGTTCGTCGGTAATCCGCTTTGCGAAAGTGTTGAG GTGGATCTTTGGAGAGTCGATGTAGCTAAACGGTTACCAAGCTTAGAAAAGCTAGATGGTGAACCGTTAATTAGAACGGAAGATAGTTCTGTACAACCAGCTCAAACATCAGGAAAGTCAGACAATTCGATAGTAGGGGAAAGTGGGATAACTACGAACACTTAA